A window of Lepidochelys kempii isolate rLepKem1 chromosome 1, rLepKem1.hap2, whole genome shotgun sequence contains these coding sequences:
- the PDHA1 gene encoding pyruvate dehydrogenase E1 component subunit alpha, somatic form, mitochondrial isoform X1, producing the protein MRKMLLAALSRVLQGPAAAARPGAVSEVSRVVVASRNYADFTSEATFDIKKCDLHLLEEGPPVTAVLTREEGLRYYRTMHTIRRMELKSDQLYKQKIIRGFCHLCDGQEACCVGLQAAMKQTDHLITAYRAHGYVHTRGTPVREILAELTGRKGGCAKGKGGSMHMYGPNFYGGNGIVGAQVPLGAGIALACKYFGKDEICLTLYGDGAANQGQIFETYNMAALWKLPCIFICENNRYGMGTSVERAAASTDYYKRGDYIPGIRVDGMDILCVREATKFAAEHCRSGKGPMLMELQTYRYHGHSMSDPGISYRTREEIQEVRSKSDPITLLKDRMVNSNLSSVEELKEIDVEVRKEIEDAAQFATTDPEPPLEDLGNHIYKNEPPFEVRGPSQWIKYKSVC; encoded by the exons ATGCGCAAGATGCTGCTGGCCGCGCTCTCCCGCGTGCTGCAGGGCCCGGCCGCCGCCGCGAGACCG GGAGCTGTTAGTGAG gttTCCCGTGTGGTGGTGGCATCTCGTAACTACGCAGATTTCACAAGTGAGGCTACATTTGATATTAAG AAATGCGATCTCCATCTCCTGGAAGAGGGCCCTCCTGTCACAGCAGTGCTGACTCGGGAGGAGGGACTCCGTTACTATAGGACTATGCACACCATTCGGCGCATGGAACTGAAGTCAGACCAGTTGTATAAACAGAAGATTATTCGTGGCTTCTGCCATTTATGTGATGGTCAG GAAGCATGCTGTGTTGGACTTCAAGCTGCCATGAAACAAACAGATCACTTGATAACAGCATACCGGGCTCATGGCTATGTCCACACACGTGGAACTCCTGTCCGAGAGATCCTTGCTGAGCTTACAG GTCGGAAAGGAGGATGTGCTAAGGGAAAAGGAGGATCCATGCACATGTATGGCCCGAACTTCTATGGGGGCAATGGTATTGTTGGTGCTCAG GTTCCTCTTGGAGCTGGGATTGCCTTGGCCTGTAAGTACTTTGGCAAAGATGAGATCTGTTTGACTTTATATGGAGATGGTGCTGCCAATCAA GGTCAGATATTTGAAACATATAATATGGCAGCCTTGTGGAAGCTGCCATGCATTTTCATCTGCGAGAACAACAGGTATGGAATGGGTACTTCAGTAGAGAGAGCTGCAGCCAGCACTGACTACTACAAAAGAGGAGACTACATTCCAGGGATAAGA GTGGATGGTATGGATATTCTCTGTGTGAGAGAAGCAACAAAGTTTGCAGCTGAACACTGTAGATCTGGAAAA GGTCCTATGCTGATGGAGTTACAGACATATCGTTATCATGGACACAGTATGAGTGACCCTGGAATCAG CTATCGTACTAGGGAAGAAATTCAGGAAGTCAGAAGCAAAAGTGACCCTATTACTCTGCTGAAGGACAGAATGGTTAACAGCAACCTTTCTAGCGTCGAGGAATTGAAG GAGATTGATGTGGAAGTAAGGAAGGAAATTGAGGACGCAGCTCAGTTTGCTACCACTGATCCAGAACCACCCTTGGAAGACTTAGGCAACCATATCTACAAAAATGAGCCACCCTTTGAAGTACGTGGCCCCAGTCAGTGGATCAAATACAAGTCTGTTTGCTAA
- the PDHA1 gene encoding pyruvate dehydrogenase E1 component subunit alpha, somatic form, mitochondrial isoform X2 encodes MRKMLLAALSRVLQGPAAAARPVSRVVVASRNYADFTSEATFDIKKCDLHLLEEGPPVTAVLTREEGLRYYRTMHTIRRMELKSDQLYKQKIIRGFCHLCDGQEACCVGLQAAMKQTDHLITAYRAHGYVHTRGTPVREILAELTGRKGGCAKGKGGSMHMYGPNFYGGNGIVGAQVPLGAGIALACKYFGKDEICLTLYGDGAANQGQIFETYNMAALWKLPCIFICENNRYGMGTSVERAAASTDYYKRGDYIPGIRVDGMDILCVREATKFAAEHCRSGKGPMLMELQTYRYHGHSMSDPGISYRTREEIQEVRSKSDPITLLKDRMVNSNLSSVEELKEIDVEVRKEIEDAAQFATTDPEPPLEDLGNHIYKNEPPFEVRGPSQWIKYKSVC; translated from the exons ATGCGCAAGATGCTGCTGGCCGCGCTCTCCCGCGTGCTGCAGGGCCCGGCCGCCGCCGCGAGACCG gttTCCCGTGTGGTGGTGGCATCTCGTAACTACGCAGATTTCACAAGTGAGGCTACATTTGATATTAAG AAATGCGATCTCCATCTCCTGGAAGAGGGCCCTCCTGTCACAGCAGTGCTGACTCGGGAGGAGGGACTCCGTTACTATAGGACTATGCACACCATTCGGCGCATGGAACTGAAGTCAGACCAGTTGTATAAACAGAAGATTATTCGTGGCTTCTGCCATTTATGTGATGGTCAG GAAGCATGCTGTGTTGGACTTCAAGCTGCCATGAAACAAACAGATCACTTGATAACAGCATACCGGGCTCATGGCTATGTCCACACACGTGGAACTCCTGTCCGAGAGATCCTTGCTGAGCTTACAG GTCGGAAAGGAGGATGTGCTAAGGGAAAAGGAGGATCCATGCACATGTATGGCCCGAACTTCTATGGGGGCAATGGTATTGTTGGTGCTCAG GTTCCTCTTGGAGCTGGGATTGCCTTGGCCTGTAAGTACTTTGGCAAAGATGAGATCTGTTTGACTTTATATGGAGATGGTGCTGCCAATCAA GGTCAGATATTTGAAACATATAATATGGCAGCCTTGTGGAAGCTGCCATGCATTTTCATCTGCGAGAACAACAGGTATGGAATGGGTACTTCAGTAGAGAGAGCTGCAGCCAGCACTGACTACTACAAAAGAGGAGACTACATTCCAGGGATAAGA GTGGATGGTATGGATATTCTCTGTGTGAGAGAAGCAACAAAGTTTGCAGCTGAACACTGTAGATCTGGAAAA GGTCCTATGCTGATGGAGTTACAGACATATCGTTATCATGGACACAGTATGAGTGACCCTGGAATCAG CTATCGTACTAGGGAAGAAATTCAGGAAGTCAGAAGCAAAAGTGACCCTATTACTCTGCTGAAGGACAGAATGGTTAACAGCAACCTTTCTAGCGTCGAGGAATTGAAG GAGATTGATGTGGAAGTAAGGAAGGAAATTGAGGACGCAGCTCAGTTTGCTACCACTGATCCAGAACCACCCTTGGAAGACTTAGGCAACCATATCTACAAAAATGAGCCACCCTTTGAAGTACGTGGCCCCAGTCAGTGGATCAAATACAAGTCTGTTTGCTAA